From Riemerella anatipestifer ATCC 11845 = DSM 15868, a single genomic window includes:
- a CDS encoding FtsL-like putative cell division protein, whose protein sequence is MAKKQTYKKKKLTFSDIVKGNFLNRDEIQAHYKYFILLAVMMAGIIYTNHLASKKIKQINTLKEQTEEYKSRNAYVQSKLIKIKLESELGKEVLKDSLVPLENHPHKLIIKLDSTNAN, encoded by the coding sequence ATGGCTAAAAAACAAACATATAAAAAAAAGAAACTAACCTTTAGTGATATTGTTAAGGGTAATTTCTTAAATCGTGATGAGATACAAGCTCATTACAAATACTTTATATTATTAGCCGTGATGATGGCAGGGATTATCTATACCAACCATTTAGCGAGCAAAAAAATAAAGCAAATCAATACTTTGAAAGAGCAAACGGAAGAATATAAATCTAGAAATGCATACGTACAAAGTAAACTAATCAAAATAAAACTAGAGAGTGAATTGGGAAAAGAAGTACTGAAGGATTCTTTGGTTCCGCTAGAGAATCACCCTCATAAATTGATTATAAAATTAGATTCTACT
- the rsmH gene encoding 16S rRNA (cytosine(1402)-N(4))-methyltransferase RsmH: MYHQSVLLKESVDALVLNADGVYVDCTFGGGGHSREIVSRLSSAGRHFGFDQDLDALENKLDDERFTIINQNFRFLENSLMLYGVTQVDGILADLGVSSHQFDAAERGFSTRSDAPLDMRMNVMQGLNAQKVVNEYEEEHLADIFYHYGELREARRLARELVHYRKSKPIKTTEDLKSVFKYIPPHKQNKFFAQLFQAIRIEVNQELEALKEMLEQAYRILKPGGRLVVISYHSLEDRLVKRFLKNGMFDGEPERDIYGNYTKAFELLQSKAFVPTEEEIEANSRARSAKMRVGIKV; this comes from the coding sequence ATGTATCATCAGTCAGTTTTATTAAAAGAAAGTGTAGATGCTCTTGTGCTAAATGCAGATGGGGTTTATGTAGATTGTACTTTTGGAGGTGGTGGACATTCTAGGGAAATTGTTTCTAGGCTGTCTTCTGCTGGAAGGCATTTTGGCTTTGACCAAGACTTAGATGCTTTGGAAAATAAATTAGATGATGAGCGTTTTACAATTATCAATCAGAATTTTAGGTTTTTAGAAAACTCTCTTATGCTTTATGGGGTTACCCAAGTAGATGGGATATTGGCTGACTTGGGAGTGTCTTCTCATCAGTTTGATGCAGCGGAAAGAGGTTTTTCTACAAGGAGTGATGCGCCGTTAGATATGAGAATGAATGTAATGCAAGGTTTGAATGCTCAAAAGGTGGTTAATGAGTATGAAGAAGAGCATTTGGCTGATATATTTTATCACTATGGGGAGTTAAGAGAAGCAAGGAGATTGGCGAGAGAGTTAGTTCATTACAGAAAATCAAAACCGATTAAGACAACGGAAGATTTAAAAAGTGTTTTTAAATATATTCCTCCACATAAGCAGAATAAATTTTTCGCACAGTTATTTCAAGCGATAAGAATTGAGGTTAATCAAGAATTAGAGGCTTTAAAGGAAATGTTGGAACAGGCTTATAGAATTCTAAAACCAGGAGGAAGATTGGTGGTGATATCTTATCATTCTTTGGAAGATAGGCTGGTAAAGCGTTTCTTGAAGAATGGAATGTTTGATGGTGAGCCTGAAAGAGATATTTATGGGAACTATACCAAAGCGTTTGAGTTGCTACAATCTAAAGCGTTTGTTCCTACGGAAGAAGAAATTGAGGCTAACTCTCGAGCGAGAAGTGCTAAAATGAGGGTAGGTATTAAGGTATAA
- the mraZ gene encoding division/cell wall cluster transcriptional repressor MraZ: MEIFRKYYLFLYPMNYFFETYECKIDDKGRIKLPSALAKLLSETHGKDFVIKRAVFQKCLEVYPVSTWEALMERLNKLNRFVKKNVDFIRVFTAGVKAVEVDKSDRVQIPKDLKDFAGMEKEIVISGVGDFFEIWDKKSYEENIVMKEEDFASLAEEVMGSDWEGL; encoded by the coding sequence GTGGAAATTTTTAGAAAATATTATCTATTTTTGTATCCGATGAATTATTTCTTTGAAACATATGAGTGTAAGATAGATGATAAAGGCAGAATAAAGCTGCCCTCGGCGTTAGCTAAACTTTTGTCAGAAACTCACGGAAAAGATTTTGTGATAAAGAGAGCGGTGTTTCAGAAATGTTTGGAAGTTTATCCTGTAAGTACTTGGGAGGCTCTAATGGAGCGGCTAAATAAACTGAATAGGTTTGTAAAGAAAAATGTAGATTTCATACGAGTTTTCACTGCGGGAGTAAAGGCGGTAGAGGTGGATAAATCGGATAGAGTTCAGATACCTAAAGATTTAAAAGACTTTGCTGGTATGGAAAAAGAAATCGTAATTTCTGGTGTAGGAGATTTTTTTGAAATATGGGATAAAAAATCCTATGAAGAAAATATAGTAATGAAAGAAGAAGACTTTGCTAGCTTGGCGGAGGAAGTAATGGGGAGTGATTGGGAAGGTTTGTAA
- a CDS encoding alpha/beta fold hydrolase, producing the protein MIFKTKKEKKFNFIEEGEGHPLVLLHGLMGGLSNFDDMVKFFSEKGYKVYVPELPIYDLPVLNTNLTAISKFVAKFIKEEVKEPVTIVGNSMGGHIGLILTLSKPELVKNLVLTGSSGLYEKSFGDSFPRKGDKEYIRKKTQEVFYDPAVATDQLVDEVFSVVNDRMKGIKTVMLARSAIKHNMIKDLPKITCPTCIIWGKQDNVTPPEVAVDMHKYIPNSDLYWIDKCGHAAMMEKPQEFNEILLSWLKKVNK; encoded by the coding sequence ATGATTTTTAAAACTAAAAAAGAAAAGAAATTCAATTTTATTGAAGAGGGAGAGGGTCACCCTCTGGTACTCCTACACGGGCTTATGGGAGGACTGAGTAATTTTGATGATATGGTAAAATTCTTTTCTGAAAAAGGGTATAAAGTCTATGTCCCAGAACTACCTATATATGACCTTCCTGTTCTGAACACGAATTTAACTGCTATTTCAAAATTCGTTGCAAAGTTTATAAAAGAGGAAGTTAAAGAGCCTGTCACTATTGTAGGCAACTCTATGGGAGGACATATAGGGCTTATTCTTACACTATCAAAACCTGAACTTGTTAAAAACTTAGTTCTTACAGGAAGTTCAGGATTATATGAAAAATCTTTTGGAGATAGTTTCCCTAGAAAAGGAGATAAAGAGTATATTAGAAAAAAAACACAAGAAGTTTTCTATGACCCTGCTGTAGCTACAGACCAATTAGTAGATGAAGTATTTTCTGTAGTTAATGATAGAATGAAAGGCATTAAAACCGTAATGCTAGCTAGAAGTGCTATAAAACACAATATGATAAAAGATTTACCTAAGATTACTTGTCCAACCTGCATTATTTGGGGCAAACAGGACAATGTAACTCCGCCAGAGGTGGCCGTAGATATGCACAAATATATCCCCAATTCAGATTTATATTGGATAGATAAATGTGGACACGCAGCTATGATGGAAAAACCACAAGAGTTCAACGAAATTCTCCTCTCTTGGCTCAAGAAGGTTAATAAATAA
- the yihA gene encoding ribosome biogenesis GTP-binding protein YihA/YsxC, which produces MISIKSAEFVKSSQKWQECPEANLPEYAFIGRSNVGKSSLINAITGNKNLAKTSQTPGKTQLINHFIINEEWYLTDLPGYGYAKVSKTQRKDFEKLITNYILNRKNLVNLFILVDIRHTPQKIDLEFIEWCGESGIPFSIVFTKEDKLKPNAAKKNVEDYTKTLLESWEEAPQMYITSAEKKTGTEAILEYIEQTNLFLQQNKVNFNE; this is translated from the coding sequence ATGATTTCTATAAAAAGTGCCGAGTTTGTTAAAAGTAGCCAAAAGTGGCAAGAATGCCCCGAAGCTAATCTTCCAGAATATGCATTTATAGGGCGTTCTAATGTGGGCAAATCCTCGTTAATCAATGCCATTACAGGAAATAAAAATTTAGCTAAAACCTCCCAAACTCCTGGAAAAACCCAACTCATCAATCATTTCATTATCAACGAAGAGTGGTATTTAACTGACCTCCCTGGTTATGGTTATGCCAAAGTTTCTAAGACCCAAAGAAAAGATTTTGAAAAGTTAATCACCAATTATATCCTCAACCGAAAAAATTTGGTAAATCTTTTCATTCTCGTGGATATAAGACATACACCTCAAAAAATAGATTTGGAATTTATTGAATGGTGTGGCGAAAGTGGCATTCCGTTTTCTATTGTTTTCACGAAAGAAGACAAACTAAAACCTAATGCTGCTAAAAAAAATGTGGAAGACTACACCAAAACACTATTAGAGAGTTGGGAAGAAGCTCCACAAATGTACATTACTTCCGCCGAAAAGAAAACAGGCACAGAAGCTATTTTAGAATACATAGAACAAACCAACCTATTTTTACAACAGAATAAAGTTAACTTTAATGAATAG
- a CDS encoding GNAT family N-acetyltransferase produces MNSINYTDLTWHIKAFNELSVSELYKIMVARQEVFIIEQAVKYQDADNTDQKAFHIWAENSKGQLLAYCRIFPEGVKYNETSIGRVLTTSLGRGKGIGRQLVSYAIEAIENIYKTSRIRISAQDYLLKFYSEYGFSDTDKKYLEDNLPHTEMVRQ; encoded by the coding sequence ATGAATAGCATCAACTATACAGATTTAACTTGGCATATTAAAGCCTTCAACGAACTTTCCGTTTCGGAACTTTATAAAATTATGGTTGCTAGGCAAGAGGTATTCATCATAGAGCAAGCAGTGAAATACCAAGACGCTGATAACACAGACCAAAAAGCCTTTCATATATGGGCAGAGAATAGCAAAGGGCAACTATTGGCTTACTGTAGAATCTTCCCTGAAGGTGTAAAATACAACGAAACCTCAATAGGAAGAGTACTCACTACCTCTCTTGGAAGGGGAAAAGGCATAGGAAGACAACTCGTATCTTACGCCATAGAAGCCATAGAGAATATATATAAAACTTCCCGAATCAGAATATCTGCCCAAGACTATCTTTTGAAATTCTATTCAGAATACGGTTTTTCTGATACTGACAAAAAGTATTTAGAAGATAATTTACCACACACAGAAATGGTTCGACAGTAA
- the msrA gene encoding peptide-methionine (S)-S-oxide reductase MsrA, producing the protein MKNFLILLVSFISLVDCKNNQVSLNKNENMENIEYLTIGGGCFWCVESCFNMLKGVETVESGYSGGHKENPTYEEVCTGETGHAEVVQIAYRPNEISFEQLMEVFFFLHDPTQLNRQGEDIGTQYRSVIFYRSEEEKQKAEQAIKTSEATGKWSGTYVTELAPFKKFWKAESYHQGYYKDNPTQPYCSAVVGPKVAKFKAYFGALGWLK; encoded by the coding sequence ATGAAGAATTTTTTAATACTTTTGGTGAGTTTTATAAGTTTGGTTGATTGTAAAAATAACCAAGTTTCTTTAAATAAAAATGAGAATATGGAAAATATAGAATACTTAACCATAGGAGGTGGTTGTTTTTGGTGTGTGGAAAGTTGTTTCAATATGCTAAAAGGAGTGGAAACGGTAGAGTCTGGCTACTCAGGAGGTCATAAAGAAAATCCAACTTATGAAGAGGTGTGTACAGGAGAAACGGGACATGCGGAAGTGGTACAGATAGCTTATAGACCCAATGAAATCTCTTTTGAACAGCTGATGGAGGTGTTCTTTTTTCTACACGACCCAACTCAACTCAACCGACAAGGAGAAGACATAGGAACACAATATCGTTCAGTTATTTTCTATCGTTCGGAAGAGGAAAAACAAAAAGCGGAACAGGCTATAAAAACATCTGAAGCAACAGGAAAATGGAGTGGTACTTATGTTACAGAGCTTGCTCCTTTTAAAAAGTTTTGGAAAGCAGAAAGCTATCATCAAGGGTATTATAAAGATAATCCCACTCAGCCTTATTGTAGTGCGGTGGTGGGACCAAAAGTCGCTAAATTTAAAGCTTATTTTGGAGCTTTAGGTTGGTTGAAGTAA
- the lon gene encoding endopeptidase La, which yields MIDIEELSLDGLLNENFSFVTEEIQEKAENTEQNLFPILPVRDMVMFPKIIMPITAGREKSIKLLQDAQLNNEVIGIISQKNAKEQNPTEKDLYKVGTTAKILKIIKLPDGNITAIMRGVRRFKLNKLVEKEPFLKAEIEKLNETSTKSKEEYEALIENIKDLALKIIELDPQIPNSARFAITNIESQEELLNYICANAKFTAEEKQKLLETKSFLVRAKKCYELMHDEFNKLELRNIIHQKTTREMDKNQREYFLNQQIKAIQEELGGGPENDAAELQEKAKKIKWNEEIEQHFQKEIHRLNRQNPHSPDYNVQRNYLDFFTDLPWEHYSKDIFDLNRAENVLNSEHFGMEDVKKRILEYIAVLKLKNNMKSPILCLVGPPGVGKTSLGKSVADALGRKYIRISLGGLHDESEIRGHRKTYIGAMAGRILQSIKKAGTSNPVIVLDEIDKIGQGIHGDPSSALLEVLDPEQNKTFYDNFLEIGYDLSKVMFIATANSLNTIQRPLLDRMEAIQLSGYTVEEKVQIAKKHLIKKQIAENGLKNTQLKLGVKEITHIIESHTRESGVRNLEKKIAKIARWVALQITMEKEYNPKINIATIDEILGVPIKKNLSEMLDVPGVVTGLAWTSVGGDILFIESILSEGKGNLTMTGNLGNVMKESATIALEYIKAKHQSLGIEQETLSKNNIHLHIPEGATPKDGPSAGIAMLTSMVSSFRNKKVRPHIAMTGEITLRGKVLPVGGIKEKLLAASRSGIKEVILCEDNKKDYEEIKDKSLNSLKIHYANTMEEVINLALES from the coding sequence ATGATTGATATTGAAGAACTTTCTCTAGACGGACTTTTAAATGAAAATTTCAGTTTCGTAACTGAAGAAATTCAAGAAAAGGCAGAAAATACAGAGCAAAACTTATTTCCTATCCTTCCTGTAAGAGATATGGTGATGTTTCCTAAAATTATTATGCCTATTACTGCAGGGAGAGAGAAATCTATAAAATTACTACAAGATGCACAGCTTAATAACGAAGTTATAGGCATCATTTCTCAAAAAAATGCTAAAGAGCAAAACCCTACAGAGAAAGATTTATACAAAGTAGGGACTACTGCCAAAATACTTAAAATCATTAAACTTCCTGATGGTAATATCACCGCAATTATGCGAGGTGTCAGAAGGTTTAAACTAAATAAACTCGTAGAAAAAGAACCTTTCTTAAAAGCCGAAATAGAAAAGCTAAACGAAACATCTACCAAAAGCAAAGAAGAGTATGAGGCACTTATAGAAAACATTAAAGACTTAGCTCTTAAAATTATAGAGTTAGACCCACAAATTCCTAACTCGGCAAGGTTTGCAATTACAAATATTGAATCTCAAGAGGAACTCCTCAATTACATCTGTGCTAATGCAAAATTTACCGCCGAGGAAAAACAAAAATTATTAGAGACCAAGAGCTTTTTAGTTCGTGCAAAAAAATGTTACGAACTAATGCACGATGAGTTTAATAAATTAGAACTTCGCAACATTATCCATCAAAAAACTACAAGAGAGATGGATAAAAACCAGAGAGAGTATTTTCTGAATCAACAAATAAAAGCCATACAAGAAGAGCTTGGTGGAGGTCCAGAAAATGATGCCGCAGAACTCCAAGAGAAAGCAAAAAAAATAAAGTGGAATGAGGAGATAGAACAACATTTCCAAAAAGAAATACACCGTCTTAACAGACAAAATCCTCATTCTCCAGACTACAATGTACAAAGAAACTACCTTGATTTTTTCACAGATTTGCCTTGGGAACATTACTCCAAAGATATATTTGATTTGAATAGAGCTGAAAATGTACTCAATTCTGAACACTTCGGTATGGAAGATGTTAAAAAACGGATTCTAGAATACATTGCCGTTCTCAAGTTAAAAAACAATATGAAATCTCCTATCCTTTGCCTTGTAGGACCTCCAGGCGTGGGGAAAACCTCATTAGGAAAATCTGTAGCAGATGCTTTAGGAAGAAAATACATCAGAATTTCTTTAGGAGGACTACATGACGAAAGCGAAATTAGAGGACACCGAAAAACCTACATCGGTGCTATGGCAGGACGCATACTCCAATCCATTAAAAAAGCTGGGACTTCCAACCCCGTTATCGTATTAGACGAAATAGACAAAATAGGTCAAGGCATACACGGAGACCCTTCCTCTGCCTTGCTAGAAGTCCTAGACCCAGAACAAAACAAAACTTTCTACGATAACTTCCTAGAGATAGGATACGATTTGTCTAAAGTAATGTTTATTGCAACAGCCAACAGCCTAAATACCATTCAAAGACCACTATTGGATAGAATGGAGGCCATTCAGCTTTCAGGCTATACCGTAGAAGAAAAAGTACAAATTGCAAAAAAACACTTAATAAAAAAGCAAATTGCAGAGAATGGATTAAAAAACACCCAACTAAAACTAGGAGTTAAAGAAATCACTCATATCATAGAATCTCACACTAGAGAAAGCGGCGTGAGAAATCTAGAGAAAAAAATAGCCAAAATAGCACGATGGGTTGCCCTGCAAATTACAATGGAAAAAGAGTATAATCCTAAAATCAACATTGCTACCATTGACGAAATATTAGGCGTTCCTATCAAAAAAAATCTATCCGAAATGCTCGATGTTCCTGGTGTAGTTACAGGTCTAGCGTGGACGAGCGTAGGGGGTGATATTCTTTTCATTGAAAGTATTTTATCCGAAGGAAAAGGAAATCTCACTATGACGGGTAATCTAGGAAATGTAATGAAAGAATCTGCCACCATTGCACTAGAATACATCAAAGCAAAGCACCAAAGCCTAGGAATAGAACAAGAAACTCTATCCAAAAACAACATACACCTGCACATTCCCGAAGGAGCTACACCAAAAGACGGTCCTTCAGCAGGTATAGCTATGCTAACCTCAATGGTTTCTAGCTTCAGAAATAAAAAAGTAAGACCTCATATCGCTATGACGGGCGAAATTACTCTAAGAGGTAAAGTACTCCCAGTAGGAGGCATCAAAGAAAAGCTGTTAGCCGCATCTAGGTCAGGCATCAAAGAAGTTATCTTATGCGAAGACAATAAGAAAGACTACGAAGAGATAAAAGATAAGTCGTTAAATAGCCTAAAAATCCATTATGCAAACACAATGGAAGAAGTCATCAATCTTGCCTTGGAAAGTTGA
- a CDS encoding GLPGLI family protein, with translation MTRIIFFALLVYTYTISAQTNRFIYQLTRQVGEVPQKDLMVLDVNPTEVKFYDFKFLESDSLSQKTPGHVFRTVSSTKQVLKRERNKKTHLNFFTNNDGDYFVIPSSDAIHWEVTPITKKSPENFILQKARTHFGGRDWEAWFAKEIPVMEGPYKFNSLPGLIYEIYDTERKFHYVLIKNKVLPEVYDTRNFLETYYGKNPLKIDHEQLVKLMLDDYRDPVAYLTRILKGGGSVNINGEDISSISQLDQKRKMMQESIIKHYLPIELDKAIPYPVIK, from the coding sequence ATGACCAGAATTATTTTTTTTGCTTTATTAGTTTATACTTATACCATATCTGCACAGACTAATAGATTTATCTATCAACTTACCAGACAGGTGGGTGAGGTGCCACAGAAGGATTTAATGGTATTAGATGTAAATCCAACAGAGGTTAAGTTTTATGATTTTAAATTTTTGGAAAGTGATTCGTTATCCCAAAAAACACCAGGGCACGTTTTCAGAACAGTTTCGTCTACGAAACAAGTACTGAAGAGAGAGAGGAATAAAAAAACACATCTTAATTTTTTCACTAATAATGATGGCGATTACTTTGTGATTCCTTCTTCAGATGCTATTCATTGGGAAGTGACGCCAATAACTAAAAAAAGCCCTGAGAATTTTATATTGCAAAAGGCTCGGACGCATTTTGGGGGTAGAGATTGGGAAGCTTGGTTTGCGAAAGAAATTCCAGTGATGGAAGGACCTTATAAATTTAATAGTCTGCCTGGGTTGATTTACGAAATATATGATACAGAGAGAAAGTTTCACTATGTTTTGATAAAGAATAAAGTTTTGCCTGAAGTATATGATACAAGAAACTTTTTAGAAACTTATTATGGAAAAAATCCGTTGAAAATAGATCATGAGCAATTGGTGAAGTTGATGCTAGATGATTATAGAGATCCAGTGGCGTATTTGACTAGAATTTTAAAAGGTGGAGGTTCTGTGAATATCAATGGGGAGGACATTAGTTCAATATCTCAATTAGACCAAAAAAGAAAAATGATGCAAGAGTCGATTATAAAGCATTATCTTCCTATAGAATTGGATAAAGCTATTCCTTATCCAGTAATTAAATGA
- the rfbD gene encoding dTDP-4-dehydrorhamnose reductase produces the protein MSKILVTGAGGQLGNCFKKLEQNYPQYNFVFKTSKELDITDEGAVLDIFNEEKPSVCINAAAYTAVDLAEQEQEKAYNINANGVENLAKACQENQTLLIHISTDYVFDGDTNLPYSEDDFTNPLGVYGKSKLRGEELALENNPNTIVIRTSWLYSEFNKNFVKTMLHLFSQKDELNIVNDQFGQPTNANDLAEAVMKIIETPSKKMGIYHFSNYSETTWYEFATKIKEFSKSNIKLNPIPTEAYPTPAKRPHRSTFALDKIEKDYQIEIKYWQPSLESCIEILKENE, from the coding sequence ATGAGTAAAATTTTAGTTACAGGGGCTGGTGGACAACTAGGTAATTGTTTCAAAAAGTTAGAGCAAAACTATCCACAATATAACTTTGTATTTAAAACTTCAAAAGAGTTGGATATAACAGATGAAGGAGCTGTTTTAGATATTTTTAATGAGGAAAAACCATCAGTTTGTATCAATGCTGCGGCATACACCGCTGTAGATTTGGCGGAGCAGGAGCAAGAAAAAGCCTATAACATTAACGCTAATGGCGTGGAAAATCTAGCAAAAGCTTGTCAAGAAAATCAAACATTATTGATACACATCAGCACCGATTATGTTTTTGACGGAGACACAAATTTGCCATATTCAGAAGATGATTTTACCAATCCTCTTGGCGTTTATGGGAAGTCTAAACTTAGAGGGGAAGAATTGGCTTTAGAGAATAATCCTAATACAATAGTCATTCGTACTTCTTGGCTTTACTCTGAGTTTAATAAAAACTTTGTAAAAACAATGCTTCACCTTTTTTCTCAAAAAGATGAATTAAATATAGTAAACGACCAATTCGGTCAGCCAACCAATGCAAATGATTTGGCAGAAGCTGTAATGAAAATCATAGAAACACCTTCAAAGAAAATGGGTATCTATCATTTCTCTAACTATTCAGAGACCACTTGGTACGAGTTTGCTACAAAAATTAAAGAATTCTCAAAAAGTAATATTAAACTAAACCCTATTCCAACAGAAGCCTATCCTACTCCAGCTAAGAGACCACATAGAAGTACCTTTGCTTTAGATAAAATAGAAAAAGATTATCAGATAGAAATAAAGTATTGGCAACCTAGTTTAGAGTCTTGCATAGAAATCCTTAAAGAAAATGAATAA
- a CDS encoding acyl-CoA thioesterase: MGELKEFESIVKIRFADCDPIGHLNNVKYLEYMLNAREDHVEDNYGFTYQEYAQKTGCTWIAIENQIAYLREIRANTKAKITSKTIMMDKRTALVEILMKALDSDLVYAVLWVKVIHFNLKTRKSQEHTPEIMEQFGEFLVEISEKTFQERVDNLRKINKFVGI; encoded by the coding sequence ATGGGAGAATTAAAAGAGTTTGAGAGTATAGTTAAAATTCGTTTCGCAGATTGTGATCCAATAGGGCATCTTAATAATGTAAAATATTTGGAGTATATGCTCAATGCAAGAGAAGATCATGTGGAAGATAACTACGGATTTACCTATCAAGAATATGCACAAAAAACAGGCTGTACTTGGATTGCTATAGAAAACCAAATAGCATACCTAAGAGAAATAAGAGCTAATACTAAAGCTAAAATTACAAGTAAAACCATTATGATGGATAAAAGAACAGCTTTAGTAGAAATTTTAATGAAGGCTCTGGATTCTGATTTAGTTTACGCTGTATTATGGGTAAAGGTTATTCACTTTAACCTTAAAACAAGAAAATCACAAGAACACACTCCAGAAATTATGGAACAGTTTGGTGAATTCTTGGTAGAAATATCGGAAAAAACATTCCAAGAAAGAGTTGATAACTTGAGAAAAATAAATAAATTTGTGGGGATATAG
- a CDS encoding OmpH family outer membrane protein translates to MKKLSVLFAAVMMFVSMGTAKAQKVATVDVEAILSMMPEKKKADEQLLSVFKAKQAEIQKQAQAWQEEVAAYQKAAATMTEAQRTAKEGELQKKQQNIQQMSEAAQKDYTEKQQAAYAPIDKKFMEATEKAAKANGWDFIFDSNTMGLIYKGGADATAAVKKELGL, encoded by the coding sequence ATGAAAAAATTAAGCGTATTATTTGCAGCGGTAATGATGTTTGTATCTATGGGTACTGCAAAAGCACAGAAGGTAGCTACGGTAGATGTAGAAGCAATTTTGAGCATGATGCCTGAAAAGAAAAAAGCAGATGAACAATTGTTAAGTGTATTTAAAGCAAAACAAGCAGAAATTCAGAAACAAGCACAGGCTTGGCAAGAAGAAGTTGCAGCTTACCAAAAAGCAGCAGCTACAATGACTGAAGCTCAGAGAACTGCTAAAGAAGGAGAGTTGCAGAAAAAACAACAGAATATTCAGCAAATGTCAGAAGCTGCTCAGAAAGATTATACGGAAAAGCAACAAGCAGCTTACGCTCCTATAGATAAGAAATTTATGGAAGCTACAGAAAAAGCAGCTAAAGCTAACGGTTGGGACTTTATTTTTGACTCTAACACTATGGGGTTAATCTACAAAGGAGGAGCTGATGCTACTGCAGCTGTTAAAAAAGAATTAGGACTTTAA
- a CDS encoding OmpH family outer membrane protein, translating to MINFLKKIVFIFSLLFLSFGIKAQKIGVVDTRYILEKYPQYKEAEKRLETQVQTWQTEISQMQTNYEAKKALFENEKVLLVGEQLKSREKEVLDLEKELKGLISKRFGTDGEVNKLRTSLTKPFQDQIWNAIKQVSDKNGLGIVLDKGNDANILFTDKKYDYTDKVLDILLKNQKK from the coding sequence ATGATAAATTTTTTAAAGAAAATTGTTTTCATTTTCAGCCTATTATTTCTAAGTTTTGGTATAAAAGCTCAGAAAATAGGAGTTGTGGACACACGATACATTTTGGAGAAGTATCCTCAATACAAAGAGGCAGAAAAAAGATTGGAAACTCAGGTACAAACTTGGCAAACAGAAATTAGCCAAATGCAAACCAATTACGAAGCTAAAAAAGCATTGTTTGAAAATGAGAAAGTTCTTCTTGTAGGAGAGCAACTAAAATCAAGAGAGAAAGAAGTTTTAGATTTGGAAAAAGAGCTTAAAGGGCTTATTTCTAAAAGATTTGGAACAGATGGAGAGGTTAATAAATTGAGAACATCTTTAACTAAACCTTTTCAAGATCAAATTTGGAATGCCATAAAGCAGGTTAGTGATAAAAATGGTTTAGGCATAGTTCTTGATAAGGGTAACGATGCAAATATACTATTTACTGATAAAAAGTACGATTATACCGATAAAGTATTGGATATTTTACTTAAAAATCAAAAAAAATAA